In Microbacterium lushaniae, the following are encoded in one genomic region:
- a CDS encoding histidine phosphatase family protein, with protein MTTRASDRQVHLVRHGEVDNPGGVVYGRLDGFPLTDRGRRLAALAADELAGRGRPVAALFTSPLVRAKQSAEPVAQAFGVSPEERVGLLEAASLLEGKAYDVSLKILTHPSAWRYLVNPFRPSWGEPFADVARRMGGELQNAFAVLGEGDVVMVSHQLPIWITHRVATGRRLAHDPRRRRCALSSITSFQMRDDRLTEVGYWCPPPA; from the coding sequence ATGACTACCCGCGCGTCCGACCGGCAGGTTCATCTCGTCCGGCACGGCGAAGTGGACAACCCCGGGGGCGTCGTGTACGGGCGGCTGGACGGATTCCCGCTGACCGATCGGGGCCGGCGCCTCGCGGCCCTCGCCGCCGACGAGCTGGCCGGCCGGGGTCGGCCGGTCGCGGCACTGTTCACCTCTCCCCTGGTGCGGGCGAAGCAGTCTGCGGAGCCGGTCGCCCAGGCGTTCGGCGTGTCGCCCGAAGAGCGGGTGGGCCTGCTCGAGGCCGCCAGCCTGCTCGAAGGCAAGGCATACGACGTGAGCCTGAAGATCTTGACCCACCCCTCGGCGTGGCGATACCTGGTCAATCCGTTCCGGCCTTCCTGGGGTGAGCCGTTCGCCGATGTCGCCCGGCGGATGGGGGGCGAGCTGCAGAACGCGTTCGCCGTTCTGGGGGAAGGCGACGTCGTGATGGTCTCGCATCAATTGCCGATCTGGATCACCCACCGCGTGGCCACGGGACGACGTCTCGCGCACGACCCCCGTCGCCGGCGGTGCGCCCTTTCCAGCATCACCTCGTTCCAGATGCGGGACGATCGCCTCACCGAGGTCGGTTACTGGTGCCCTCCCCCTGCGTGA
- a CDS encoding decaprenyl-phosphate phosphoribosyltransferase, with protein sequence MAGVARTARPRQWLKNLLVLAAPLAAGVLVDGDTLWRIAIAFVAFCLAASGVYLLNDALDADADRQHPIKRTRPIAAGVVPVPLAYALGIALMVLGVAVGLLVGWPLALVVGVYLVLQVAYCVWLKHVAVIDIVIVSSGFLLRAIAGGVAVGVPLSHWFLLVAAFGSMLMVGGKRYAELVGAHDGARSRRSLKQYTDTYLRFVWQSAATIVILVYGMWAVTGGQYGTNTLLAYTLVPFVIAILRYCQHIDAGDAEAPEDIALHDRLLQVLALVWVLTLVAVLYLPLG encoded by the coding sequence ATGGCTGGCGTCGCGCGGACGGCGAGGCCGCGGCAGTGGCTGAAGAATCTGCTCGTACTCGCCGCGCCTCTGGCCGCGGGCGTCCTCGTGGACGGCGACACGCTGTGGCGCATCGCGATCGCCTTCGTGGCGTTCTGCCTGGCTGCTTCCGGCGTCTACCTCCTCAACGACGCCCTGGATGCGGATGCCGATCGCCAGCATCCCATCAAGCGGACGCGCCCGATCGCCGCCGGTGTCGTCCCGGTGCCCCTCGCGTATGCCCTGGGGATCGCCCTCATGGTCCTCGGCGTCGCCGTAGGGCTGCTCGTGGGCTGGCCGCTGGCGCTCGTGGTGGGCGTGTACCTGGTGCTGCAGGTCGCCTACTGCGTGTGGCTCAAGCATGTCGCCGTGATCGACATCGTGATCGTCTCCTCCGGGTTCCTGCTGCGCGCCATCGCCGGCGGCGTCGCGGTGGGCGTGCCGCTGTCGCACTGGTTCCTGCTCGTCGCCGCATTCGGCTCGATGCTCATGGTGGGCGGCAAGAGGTACGCTGAGCTCGTCGGCGCGCATGACGGGGCGAGGTCGCGGCGGTCGCTGAAGCAGTACACCGACACCTACCTGCGATTCGTCTGGCAGTCCGCGGCGACGATCGTGATCCTGGTCTACGGCATGTGGGCGGTCACCGGCGGGCAGTACGGAACGAACACGCTGCTCGCCTATACGCTCGTCCCGTTCGTCATCGCGATCCTCCGCTACTGCCAGCACATCGATGCCGGTGACGCGGAGGCGCCCGAGGACATCGCCCTGCACGACCGCCTGCTCCAGGTGCTGGCGCTGGTTTGGGTGCTGACGCTTGTGGCGGTGCTCTACCTACCGCTGGGCTGA